One stretch of Streptococcus australis DNA includes these proteins:
- a CDS encoding MIP/aquaporin family protein, with amino-acid sequence MKKFVAELIGTFMLVFIGTGAVVFGNGVEGLGHLGIAFAFGLAIVVAAFSIGTVSGAHLNPAVSIAMFVNKRLSSSELVNYILGQVVGAFLASAAVFFLLSNSGMSTASLGENALANGVTVFGGFLFEVIATFLFVLVIMTVTSASKGNGAIAGLVIGLSLMAMILVGLNITGLSVNPARSLAPAVFVGGAALQQVWIFILAPIVGGVLAALVAKNFLGTEE; translated from the coding sequence ATGAAAAAATTTGTTGCTGAATTAATCGGTACATTTATGCTTGTGTTCATCGGAACAGGAGCTGTTGTTTTTGGAAATGGTGTTGAAGGTCTTGGACACCTTGGAATTGCTTTTGCCTTTGGTTTGGCAATCGTAGTCGCAGCTTTCTCAATCGGAACTGTTTCAGGTGCTCACTTGAACCCAGCTGTTTCGATCGCTATGTTTGTAAACAAACGCTTGTCATCTTCTGAGCTTGTAAACTACATCCTTGGACAAGTAGTTGGAGCTTTCCTTGCGTCAGCTGCGGTATTCTTCCTCTTGTCTAACTCAGGCATGTCAACTGCTAGTCTTGGTGAAAATGCCTTGGCAAACGGTGTCACTGTCTTTGGTGGATTCTTGTTTGAAGTCATCGCAACTTTCTTGTTTGTCTTGGTTATCATGACTGTAACATCAGCAAGCAAAGGCAATGGTGCGATTGCTGGTTTGGTGATTGGTTTGTCCTTGATGGCAATGATCCTTGTGGGATTGAACATCACTGGACTTTCAGTTAACCCAGCTCGTAGCTTGGCACCAGCTGTCTTTGTAGGTGGCGCAGCTCTTCAACAAGTTTGGATTTTCATCCTTGCCCCAATCGTTGGTGGTGTTCTTGCAGCTCTTGTTGCGAAAAACTTTCTTGGAACAGAAGAATAA
- a CDS encoding DUF2785 domain-containing protein, giving the protein MYQELQRKVIEEKPSYSREEIQWLLEHLGDASPKIRDELVFTSLARGIQEELFSLEQFQFISEEVSSDEGLYKEIDSRGVSALKRSFRALIYANLLSCDGAKKSLYYQQLPSPIRATMLNQGLYYLTKEKETTGYSHQYGWIHAFAHGGDLLTEVICHPSFPKSDIVEAFEIIGKIFKRIEIRFTNDEDWRLARAFYEPILRGKIEPSLLTAWLQTVEFPLKEANDFHKFSNFRSCLLEVYVKLDQKNFLQDELKEAIQSFQY; this is encoded by the coding sequence ATGTATCAAGAATTACAAAGAAAAGTGATAGAAGAAAAACCAAGCTATAGCCGAGAAGAAATTCAGTGGTTGCTTGAGCACTTGGGAGATGCCTCTCCAAAAATTCGAGACGAACTTGTTTTTACGAGTTTGGCTAGAGGGATTCAAGAAGAGTTGTTTTCCCTTGAGCAGTTTCAGTTTATCTCAGAAGAGGTCTCCTCTGATGAAGGTCTATACAAAGAGATTGATAGTAGAGGAGTTTCAGCTCTTAAACGTTCTTTTAGGGCACTTATTTATGCCAATCTACTGTCCTGCGATGGTGCTAAGAAATCACTTTATTACCAGCAGTTGCCTTCTCCTATCAGGGCTACCATGCTAAATCAAGGCTTATACTATCTTACAAAGGAAAAAGAGACGACGGGCTACTCTCATCAGTATGGTTGGATCCACGCATTTGCGCATGGGGGTGATCTCTTGACGGAAGTTATATGTCATCCTAGCTTTCCAAAGTCAGATATAGTCGAAGCATTTGAAATCATTGGGAAAATCTTTAAACGTATTGAGATTCGTTTTACAAATGATGAAGATTGGCGGTTAGCCAGAGCGTTTTATGAACCAATCTTACGAGGGAAAATCGAACCCTCTCTCCTCACTGCTTGGCTGCAAACAGTCGAATTTCCCCTGAAAGAAGCAAATGATTTCCATAAATTTTCCAACTTCAGATCCTGTCTGTTGGAAGTCTATGTTAAACTTGATCAGAAAAACTTTTTACAAGATGAGTTGAAAGAAGCTATTCAATCTTTTCAATACTAG
- a CDS encoding winged helix-turn-helix transcriptional regulator — translation MTNKVSEYGICPFATTQRVLTGKWALVIIYQLSTGTKRFKELQRLLPGITQTILTRHLRQLEKDKIVQRKVYAEVPPRVEYSLTEMGQEFRVVLDAVEKWGLDYIKLLEM, via the coding sequence ATGACAAATAAAGTGAGTGAGTATGGTATTTGTCCATTTGCGACAACGCAGAGGGTTTTAACGGGGAAATGGGCACTGGTAATCATTTATCAGTTGAGTACGGGTACCAAACGATTTAAAGAATTGCAGAGATTATTGCCTGGGATTACTCAAACTATTTTGACACGTCATCTCCGTCAATTAGAAAAGGATAAGATTGTTCAAAGAAAGGTCTATGCCGAAGTTCCACCACGAGTTGAGTACAGCTTAACCGAAATGGGACAGGAATTCAGAGTTGTTTTAGATGCTGTCGAGAAATGGGGTCTGGATTATATTAAATTACTAGAAATGTAG
- a CDS encoding nuclear transport factor 2 family protein, translated as MSTNLEIFNAYNQALIAGDFPGVFETMADDIVWHQPGTHSISGTVVGKDKLGTHLATFAEKTNGTFKVITNWVSDNKDLIAANVTFLGTRADGTELNMNGIDLFRIEDGKIKEVWLFSSDQAEEDSFWG; from the coding sequence ATGTCAACAAACTTAGAAATTTTCAATGCTTATAACCAAGCTTTAATTGCTGGTGACTTTCCTGGTGTCTTTGAAACTATGGCAGACGATATTGTCTGGCATCAACCTGGTACTCATAGTATATCTGGTACAGTTGTTGGTAAGGACAAGCTAGGAACTCACCTGGCTACATTTGCTGAGAAAACTAATGGAACCTTTAAGGTGATAACAAATTGGGTTTCTGATAATAAGGATTTAATCGCAGCCAATGTTACTTTTCTTGGAACACGGGCTGACGGTACTGAACTCAATATGAACGGGATTGACCTCTTCCGTATTGAAGACGGAAAAATCAAAGAAGTTTGGCTCTTCTCTTCAGATCAAGCTGAAGAAGATAGCTTTTGGGGATAA
- the pepF gene encoding oligoendopeptidase F, which yields MEQKHRSEFPEKELWDLTALYQDREDFLRAIEKTREDINQFSRDYKGNLHTFEDFEKAFAELEQIYIQMSHIGNYAFMPQTTDYSNEDFANIAQAGMEFETDASVALTFFDDALVEADEEVLDRLSELPHLTAAIRQAKIKKAHYLGADVEKALTNLGEVFYSPQDIYTKMRAGDFEMADFEAHGKTYKNSFVTYENFYQNHEDAEVREKSFRSFSEGLRKHQNTAAAAYLAQVKSEKLLADMKGYDSVFDYLLAEQEVDRAMFDRQIDLIMKDFAPVAQRYLKHVAKVNGLEKMTFADWKLDLDSALNPEVTIDDAYDLVMKSVEPLGQEYCQEVARYQEERWVDFAANSGKDSGGYAADPYRVHPYVLMSWTGRLSDVYTLIHEIGHSGQFIFSDNHQSYFNAHMSTYYVEAPSTFNELLLSDYLEHQSDDPRQKRFALAHRLTDTYFHNFITHLLEAAFQRKVYTLIEEGETFGASKLNSIMKEVLTDFWGDAIEIDDDAALTWMRQAHYYMGLYSYTYSAGLVISTAGYLHLKNSENGARDWLNLLKSGGSKTPLESAMIIGADISTDKPLRDTIQFLSDTVDQIIAYSAELGE from the coding sequence ATGGAACAAAAACACCGTTCAGAATTCCCAGAGAAGGAACTTTGGGATTTAACCGCCCTATACCAAGATCGTGAGGATTTCTTGCGAGCAATCGAAAAGACTCGAGAAGACATCAACCAATTTAGCCGTGACTACAAGGGTAATCTTCACACTTTTGAGGATTTCGAGAAGGCCTTTGCGGAATTGGAACAAATCTATATCCAGATGAGTCATATCGGCAATTATGCCTTTATGCCTCAGACGACGGACTATAGCAATGAGGATTTTGCTAATATCGCCCAAGCTGGGATGGAATTTGAAACAGATGCCAGCGTAGCCTTGACTTTCTTTGACGATGCCTTAGTGGAAGCTGATGAGGAAGTCTTGGATCGTTTGAGTGAACTGCCACATTTGACAGCTGCCATTCGTCAGGCAAAAATCAAAAAAGCCCACTATCTTGGGGCAGATGTGGAAAAGGCCTTGACCAATCTGGGCGAAGTTTTCTACAGTCCACAGGATATTTACACCAAGATGCGAGCTGGGGACTTTGAAATGGCTGACTTTGAAGCCCATGGCAAGACCTACAAAAACAGCTTTGTGACCTATGAAAACTTCTACCAAAACCACGAGGACGCTGAGGTTCGTGAAAAATCCTTCCGTTCCTTCTCAGAAGGACTCCGTAAGCACCAAAATACAGCAGCCGCAGCCTATCTAGCTCAGGTTAAGTCTGAAAAACTATTAGCAGATATGAAGGGCTACGACTCAGTTTTTGACTATCTTCTGGCTGAGCAAGAAGTGGACCGTGCCATGTTTGACCGCCAGATTGACCTCATCATGAAGGATTTTGCGCCAGTTGCTCAGAGATATCTCAAGCATGTTGCCAAGGTAAATGGTCTTGAAAAGATGACCTTTGCAGACTGGAAATTGGACTTGGACAGCGCTCTGAATCCTGAAGTGACTATTGACGACGCCTATGATTTGGTCATGAAGTCGGTAGAACCTTTGGGGCAGGAATATTGTCAGGAAGTTGCTCGCTATCAAGAAGAGCGCTGGGTGGACTTCGCTGCCAATAGTGGCAAGGATTCTGGCGGTTATGCGGCGGATCCATATCGCGTGCACCCTTATGTCCTCATGAGCTGGACAGGTCGTTTGAGTGATGTCTATACCTTGATTCATGAGATCGGGCATTCTGGTCAATTTATCTTTTCTGACAATCACCAAAGTTACTTCAATGCCCATATGTCGACCTACTATGTTGAAGCGCCATCAACCTTTAATGAGTTACTCCTCAGTGATTATTTGGAACACCAGTCTGATGACCCACGTCAAAAACGTTTTGCCCTTGCCCATCGTTTGACAGACACCTACTTCCATAATTTTATTACCCACCTCTTGGAAGCAGCCTTCCAGCGTAAGGTGTATACACTGATTGAAGAAGGAGAAACCTTCGGAGCAAGCAAACTCAACAGCATTATGAAGGAAGTTTTGACGGATTTCTGGGGAGATGCCATTGAGATTGATGACGATGCAGCTTTGACTTGGATGCGCCAAGCTCACTATTACATGGGCTTGTATAGTTACACTTACTCTGCAGGACTAGTCATCTCGACAGCAGGTTATCTCCATCTGAAAAACTCTGAGAATGGAGCTAGAGACTGGCTCAATCTTCTCAAATCAGGTGGCAGTAAGACACCGCTTGAGTCAGCCATGATTATCGGAGCGGATATTTCAACAGACAAACCACTCCGTGATACCATCCAATTCTTGTCTGATACAGTTGACCAGATTATTGCTTATAGTGCTGAGTTGGGAGAGTAA
- a CDS encoding 16S rRNA (uracil(1498)-N(3))-methyltransferase: MQQYFVKGGPTSPVTIEDKETSKHMFQVMRLKEGDEVVLVFDDGIKHLARVLDVEARQFELVQELADNVELPVQVTIASGFPKGDKLEFITQKVTELGASQIWAFPADWSVAKWDGKKLGKKVEKLEKIALGAAEQSKRNLVPSIQLFEKKAEFLAQLDQFDSIVVAYEESAKEGESAALLQAVSCLEKGAKLLFIFGPEGGLSPAEIESFEAKGAVLAGLGPRILRAETAPLYALSALSVLVELEK, translated from the coding sequence ATGCAGCAGTATTTTGTTAAAGGCGGTCCTACATCACCTGTGACCATTGAGGACAAGGAAACCAGCAAGCACATGTTTCAGGTCATGCGCTTGAAAGAAGGTGATGAGGTTGTCTTGGTCTTTGATGATGGGATTAAGCATTTGGCGCGCGTGTTGGATGTGGAAGCTCGTCAGTTTGAGTTAGTCCAAGAGTTAGCTGACAATGTGGAACTGCCAGTTCAAGTGACCATCGCATCTGGCTTTCCCAAGGGAGATAAGCTGGAATTCATCACTCAAAAAGTGACAGAACTGGGTGCTAGCCAAATCTGGGCCTTTCCTGCCGATTGGTCGGTCGCCAAGTGGGACGGAAAGAAATTGGGTAAAAAGGTTGAAAAACTAGAAAAAATCGCCCTTGGAGCAGCTGAGCAAAGCAAACGAAATCTGGTCCCAAGTATCCAACTTTTCGAGAAAAAAGCAGAATTTCTAGCACAACTGGACCAGTTTGACTCTATCGTAGTGGCCTACGAAGAGTCGGCTAAAGAAGGAGAATCAGCTGCTCTTTTACAAGCAGTTAGTTGCCTTGAAAAAGGAGCCAAGCTGCTCTTTATCTTTGGCCCAGAAGGCGGTCTCTCACCAGCAGAAATTGAGAGTTTTGAAGCTAAAGGAGCCGTCTTGGCAGGCCTTGGACCTCGCATTTTGCGAGCAGAAACAGCGCCACTTTACGCCTTATCAGCCCTTAGTGTTTTAGTAGAATTAGAGAAATAA
- the prmA gene encoding 50S ribosomal protein L11 methyltransferase: METWQELKVTVKREGEELVSNLLIELGAQGVAIEDSMDYVGNVDRFGEIFPEVEQQEEIVVTAYYPETVDVAVVEADLQARLAELTDFMDLGEVKMGTTALAEEDWADNWKKYYEPARITHDLTIVPSWTDYEPTAGEKIIKLDPGMAFGTGTHPTTKMSLFALEQVLRGGETVLDVGTGSGVLSIASSLLGAKEIFAYDLDDVAVRVAQENIELNPGMENIHVEPGDLLKGVEIEADVIVANILADILIHLTDDAYRLVKDEGYLIMSGIIKDKWDMVRESAESAGFFLETHMIQGEWNACVFKKTKDISGVIGG, from the coding sequence ATGGAAACATGGCAAGAGCTAAAAGTTACAGTGAAGCGCGAGGGAGAGGAGCTGGTCTCTAATCTCTTGATTGAGCTGGGGGCGCAGGGTGTTGCGATCGAAGATAGTATGGACTATGTGGGGAATGTCGACCGTTTTGGTGAGATTTTCCCAGAAGTCGAGCAGCAGGAAGAAATCGTGGTGACAGCCTACTATCCGGAAACGGTTGATGTAGCAGTGGTTGAGGCGGATTTGCAGGCTCGTCTAGCAGAATTGACAGACTTTATGGATTTGGGTGAGGTCAAGATGGGGACGACTGCCTTGGCTGAGGAAGACTGGGCAGACAACTGGAAGAAATACTATGAACCAGCTCGCATTACTCACGATTTGACCATCGTGCCTTCGTGGACAGACTATGAGCCGACTGCGGGAGAAAAGATTATCAAGCTGGACCCTGGGATGGCTTTTGGTACTGGGACCCATCCAACCACTAAGATGAGCCTCTTTGCCTTGGAACAGGTTCTTCGTGGCGGTGAAACAGTGCTAGATGTGGGTACTGGATCAGGCGTCCTTTCTATTGCTAGCTCACTTCTGGGTGCTAAGGAAATTTTCGCCTATGACCTTGATGATGTGGCGGTTCGAGTCGCTCAGGAAAATATTGAGCTCAATCCAGGCATGGAAAACATCCATGTAGAACCAGGCGATTTGCTTAAAGGCGTGGAGATTGAGGCAGATGTCATCGTGGCCAATATCTTGGCGGACATCCTCATTCATCTGACGGATGATGCTTATCGTTTGGTCAAGGATGAAGGCTACCTCATCATGAGTGGCATTATCAAGGACAAGTGGGACATGGTGCGCGAGTCGGCTGAGTCAGCTGGATTTTTCCTTGAAACCCATATGATTCAAGGAGAATGGAATGCCTGTGTCTTTAAGAAGACCAAGGATATTTCAGGTGTGATTGGAGGCTAG
- a CDS encoding GNAT family N-acetyltransferase produces MIQIIRAGAEDLETVIAIQRASFKAVYEKYQDEYDPYLEDRERIKWKLVERPNSYYYFVKEKEENIGFLRVQTNEELTEAWLGTAAILPQYQGKGYGSEGLRLLEKEFPTIKQWDLCTVLQDAGMVAFYEKNGYRQTHIEPEKEGMDMVYMKKLIDK; encoded by the coding sequence ATGATTCAGATTATCCGAGCAGGAGCAGAGGATTTAGAAACCGTAATTGCAATTCAAAGGGCTAGCTTTAAGGCTGTCTATGAAAAATACCAAGATGAGTATGATCCTTATCTCGAGGACCGCGAACGAATCAAGTGGAAATTGGTTGAGCGCCCCAATAGCTATTACTACTTTGTGAAAGAAAAGGAAGAAAATATCGGATTTTTACGAGTTCAGACCAATGAAGAGTTGACGGAGGCTTGGTTGGGAACGGCAGCGATTTTACCCCAGTATCAAGGAAAAGGTTATGGTTCTGAGGGGCTAAGATTACTGGAAAAGGAATTTCCAACGATTAAACAGTGGGATTTGTGTACGGTATTACAGGATGCGGGCATGGTCGCTTTTTATGAGAAAAATGGCTACCGCCAAACCCATATTGAACCTGAAAAAGAAGGTATGGATATGGTCTACATGAAAAAATTGATTGACAAATAG